The DNA sequence GCTTAACTTCTATTAAAGGTGACTGCACACGCATTAAAAGGTGACTCGAGGTACTGCTTTGTGTCTGTAGCTCAGTGTCCGGCCCACAGTTGCAGAGCTGGTGGCACGTCGAATTTTGCGGTTCAATGAATACGTGGAGGTCACAGACGCAAAAGACTACGATCGCCGTGGTGACAAGCCCTGGACCAGGTTAACTCCTGCAGACAAAGTAAGACACTCTTCTCTTACTGTTGCTTTACATTGTGTGTGCTGTGCTATATAGAGTTCTGAACACACACCTCGCAGATGCCACTGGTGCACATAAACCAtacaaattttgtttaattttttattttaattttttatttatttaaataatggttCAGAGGATTAAAATATATGTAGATAATATCTTTACAATATAAAAAGGTTAAACTGCTCTAAAACAGAGCTAAATTAATACTTTTCAACTAATAACTCACTTTGTGAATAATGACACTTTCATTCTATCCAACCATTCTTTTACGATTTTTAAACAGGATAAACACATTCGTTGTCTATCTGTAATGTTATGTACTCTTGGGGCCATCAGCTGCATATATATCAACTATGCTTATAATTAAGTTCCTGTCTTGTATAATTTGGAGAACAGTTAATATCTGGATATTGGGATCAACAATGGAAGAGTTGCCTTTTGTATGGTCACAGATGCCACCTACTGGGCATGTGActtgtgcattttaaaatatggtAATTAACAAAAATGCAAATACTTTTGTTGTCAGTAgttcattgttttttattaaattgtaatcacaTTAAAAGtcccattaaatatatttatagcctACATGACACACGTGTCTGGTTCTTGCCTAAAAAGACAGGTTTGTGATGTTTGTAGTTTAGAGatttggctgcttttagccttaccctggagttggtcCACCCTCCACCTATAAAGTATTTAATTTTACAAACTTGAAGTCACCATTGTTACTTATGgcctttcttttttcttgtcacaGGCTGCTATACGTAAAGAACTTAATGAATTTAAAAGCAAAGAAATGGAAGTCCATGAAGAAAGCAAAAGGTTTACCAGGTATGTTTGTGTACTAGCAGCTTGATCAAAGCAAGATGAACTGAAAACATTGTGAGAGACGGGCAAAGCACTGAATAGACATGTCTTGGCAAGGCAGTACAGCCAAAAAAATTATCACAATAAAATGTTTCAGTCAGTATTGATAATCATCACAACAAATATCAAATCAAAAAGTTTATaaacagattttttgtttttacaaaccaGGCCATTAACTGTGGTTTTAAACTAGTCTTTATTCTCAAATGCCCTttgtaaaatattgaaaaaattcacacaaaaagAGGTGGTGCCTCTTTTTGTGTGCGAACTGCTGGAaatggatattattattattattattattattaagttttatatatatagcgcctttccagagctcaaggacactttacaataaacaaacaacaataaaggcaattgacaaaaagagcagacagaacaacagtAGGCAAttgagagtgcaagtacagtaaGTGAGAAATTGGGTAGATGGGGCAGCAACcagcagagaaaaaaaagaaaaaaaactaagacCTATAACATTCAGAAAATGACTTTGCATCTGTTATAAATTAGACGTCTGTCAGTGTGTATCTGGCAGGGCTCTTTATTCATCAAGTGCCATGTTAAAAAGGCTAGCTGGTGATACGAAAGATCCCATCAGCTGCTCTTTCCACTGCCTCGTTTCCTCTCAGATCTGTTCTGCGTCCCATCTGCTGGCATCACTGCTAAACTAGCGTCTGCTCTATCCATTTTGTGGCAGATTTCATCGGCCCTGAGGCGGTGCCTGGTGGTGGGGGTGCTGGACGGCCGCTAACTAGAGGCTCTCTCTTCCTGTCTCCTCGCCATGCTTCCTGCTGGGAGGCTAACAGACTGGCTCCCTGTAGCAGCCGCTCTTCTTTGGAATCGGCTGCACTTTGGTTCTTTCTTTTAGCCACTAGAGGGCTACAGCACAGCTAAAGATAGGCCTGGGATGCCACAGCAGGGAGAGAGGGACCTTCAAACAAGATAAAGCAATGCAATGGTTCTGACACGTTTTCTTCATATCTGTAATGTTTTTGCACACACTAAGGACAAGACTTGCACTCTTTTAATTTAAAGTGTCCCTGATACTCTCTCAAGGTTGAGCACAGCAGAGTAAAATATTTGAAGCGCGTGCAGTGACTCGTCAGTAGCACACGTTGTTGCGTGCAGctctgaacattttttttttgttttgttttgtatacaTTACATATTTCTTGCAGTATTCGTGTAGAGTCCAGTAATACCAATGAATATCCATgcatgtgaaaaataattttatatgactAATGTATCTGGTTCAAAGTATATATTACATACAATGGATATTGAAGTCCATTTGGGCATCATAATGTCCAGGATTATTACTGCCATTATTCTCTGTATCCAGATTAATACGACCTCAATATCATAGAATGTAATCAGATTTGTGTTGTGCCTTGAcagtgttgttttttcttttcttcaaaatTGTCTGATTACTTGATATAAGTGATCATGTTGTAACATATCTATCTGGTCAGGAAGAGACTACCATCATATGTTTGTGAcctaattcatgtttatttagcTTGTATTTTAGTTCCCCCCCTAACATTATCACGGGTTTCCAAAGTTGCAGCTTGCATCTTGTTGATTTGGCTTTTATGTTGTACATAAATTTGGTTGTGTCGACCATATACAAGATGTGGCAAGCAATATAATGTAGTGAAACCGTAGTTTTAACTCAAATTGGAAAGGGCTTATAGTCCATTATTTTAGTCCATTCTATATGTGTCTGTATTGCATTATTGCATATTTTGGTGCTCTATATAATATATGATTGTAAGTCACGGGCAGAATTTGCTGgacacttaactttttttttttcatgttgttaGAAATTGGggaaacttaaattattttaaatcagttgtACAGTCTGTGTATGATATATGTGAATACATCCAGtacatattgcagtatattggctTGATTTCTTTCTTAGAGAAACCCATTTAAAGAGGGGTGAAAACAACTTGTATTCAtcattctttatattttatttagttatttagtttatCAAGCTCTCAAGTTTAACATGAGAAATCACCTGAATCACCACTGGAtaattttaatcacatttataCAGGTTTCGTCACTATCTAATCAAAGAAAACCATTAAGATGTTTATTAAATAGATaagtatatacaggtgcatctcaataaattagaacgtcttggaaaagttcatttatttcagtaattcaactcaaattgtgaaactcatctATTAAATAAAATTCAGTGCACTCAGACTGGAGTAGTtgaagtctttgtttttttttaattgtgatgattttggctgacatttaacaaaaatccaccaattcactatgtcaacaaattaaaatatggtgacatgacaatcagttaatcaacttaaaacacctgcaaaggtttcctgagccttcaaaatggtctctcagtttggttcactaggctacacaatcatggggaagattgctgatctgacagttgtccagaagacaatcattgacacccttcacaaggagggtaaaccacaaacattaattgccaaagaagctgtctgttcacagagtgctgtatccaagcatgttaacagagagttgagtgaaaggaaaaagtgtggaagaaaaagatgcacaactaaTCAAGAGAACCAAAGCATTATGAGGATGGTCAAGTGAAATTGaatcaagaatttgagtgaacttcacaaggaatggactgaggctggggtcaaggcatacaggtgtgtcaaggaatttggctacagttgtcctATTCCTCtagttaagccactcctgaggcgtcttacctgggcggAGGAGATgaaaaactggactgttgcccagtggtccactGGAGCACTTCATggttccttctgctgaccagttttttgaagatgctgattttattttcctgcaggatttggcacctgcccacactgccaaaagcaccaaaagttggttaaatgaccatggtgttggtgtgcttgactggcctgCAAAATGACCAGATCTGaatcccatagagaatctatgggctattgtcaagagtaaaatgagaaagaagagaccaaacaatgcagatgagttgaaggccactgtcaaagaaacctgggcttccagaccacctcagcagtgccacaaactgatcacctccatgccatgccgaattgaggcagtaattacagCAATGGAggccctaccaagtattgagaacatgtacagtaaattaacatactttccagaaggccaacaattcacttaaaattttttctttatttctttattttttattgatcttATGAAGTATTTTCATTTgagttgagatagtgaattggtgtatttttgttaaatgtgagccaaaatcatcacaattaaaagaaccaaagacttaaacaaaatgtaatttaatacacaattttcacaatttgagtcgaattactgaaataaatgaacttttccacgacgtTCCAATTTGAGAAGAACCTGTATATTTCACTTCCACAGTGTATACTGAGAGATCTGTTCCTATTTAAACTTTGTCTAGAAGCAATTACTAGACATTTTATGCTGTAGATACTGAATAATTATGACCATACAATTTATTCTATATACCTCTACAAGCTAAAAGGCAAACTAGACATTTTTTGATGTGAAGATCAATTTTACGCTACTTTTATTGTAGGTGTACTGGGATACAAATAAAGCCATTTTGATGCATCTATAAAGTAAATTCCTACAGTAGGTTGACATTATCCTGCAGTGGCCAGATTGTTGTTTAAGACATTGATATTAAGTCAAGATGGTTGTATTAAcatgtcattattgtaaatgatCAATCAAGTGTTTGCTATAGTTGTAAATACTGGATGCCGTCCAGGAAATCTTTGTGCGTATGAAAACTGAATGTATCAACTGTGCTCTTGAACTGTTTTCCCAGTGACGCACAGTCATGTATTGTGTATCATTCTGGCATCGTCTTAATATTGACATTTGTATTTCTATCTGTGGATatgtaatgatcaatctacaatTCATCCAGAAGCCTTCTTTGATTCTGTGGCACATATTAGATGTACAGTAAATGACATGCACATGCAGAGCAAATAATGTTGGCAAGTCACACCTTTCATATCAATGCCTTTTAGACATGGCCACTGCTGTCGTCACAGGCGCCAAGTGCACTCCATTTGATTTCGTGCTTGCTTTAACTCGTTTTTCTTCTCCAGTTGCTTTGTGCTTCAAATCAATTGGTACTGGCATCTGTTCTCGCATATTTAATCATAGATTTGTATGTACTCGTACAGAATTACATTTAAACCTTTATGATCTTATAATGAATTACAGCATGAGAGATATACTTTCAAAGTTAATTGTCCATAAATGTCTCTATGGAACAAAATTACCTGTATTCTATAAGAACATTTAGGCACTAGCACACATAACAAGCTGACTTAAGATTTAGCAAGAATTTGACAGCTCTTTCTTTGCTCAAATGAATAGTTTTTCACTGgagaattatgatttaaaattttacttttggAGATGTTGGTGATGGCTTTATGGTTGACTGAATGAAGCAATAGCCACATCCATAGAAGCATGCTGTCAAGGTTAGTGCCAGCCgcttaaaaacacaaaatgtttacTCTGTGACATTTTTGAGTGGCCAGTCCAGGTGTTATTTTCTCAGAGCGATGATATGTTTGAAAGGAGCTCATGCTGGTTGTAGGAGGGTAATGAGTGACTGAAAGGGTTGTTTGTTACTGCTTCAACTCAACTGACCATCTGCGCAACTGCAGCATTTTTATACATAATTCCTTCAGTAGCATCTTTCTAGACCTTCTGGACTCTTCAGTAGCTTAATTCAGCATTATccttaagtttaaaataaaaattgctgaTGAGCTTCAGCATGAGCACAGACGGTTATCTGCTGTGCCAGTATGTTATTCCTGATCGTGATCCTGACACTGCAGAAATGACTCCGTTGTAAGAATAACTCAAACTGTGTGGCCAACTGGTGAGGATTTGCCCTGCTATGCTAGTGGTAACCACTGACTGCCATGCTCAAACACTGCAAATCTCTTATCGGTTGAGCCATGGTGAtgtgtatggaagcatatgggtagaaatattcaatttgggatgtaatatgcaaaatgacaatgcaatatgtaaaatgacaatgcatttatttatttacattttccaatacatttgcgcaacgtttggtgcaaaatgaaaatgaaaattaaattacataattttcatttgccatttcatacaccagttttaatatgtaaaatgaacacTAATTtgaacgctttataagttgcaaaattaaaatgaaaatttattacataaatgattagatatgtataacatgttcaagcaaaaactgtggcaaaattatcatttaaatgctatttttcttaaatgcattaacactcacagtcaagacacttacgattgcattttcattcaatgtcctgcaatgaatgtagcaaaattcaatgtccacattgaaaatgcattccgagcatatacagtaaaagaaatggacacagcgaccccattggaactcaattgagacaagtgaagcccatttgtAGCtatttagcacttccgtttctgacgcgcagactcaaactaagcttgatgacatcagcaacctgtctgacagatgtaaatcttctagtagctgtgtgtgcaaactgccatcgttaatcttgcagagacggcgagcttgagcgaggagttctttggcgtgagtgagcaggagtaagtattctgattaattattttgtatagtattttaaaatgtaacgccagtattaagttaattgcctgcgagctgtATGGTAATTTCTGTACTGTGCGACaaagtcgagtggttatgacgcaatcgttagcttattttttacaaaaactgtttctacggggccataatgtaacatagaaggtaatggagccctttatacattgtcgtgtatctttagaaataaataatggacaaatggagtctttaaacacctcagatgtaaagttatttgctgtctaagtgacgccaaaatgaatgggagtcaatgggaatgctaacacaagtgaagttctgctacaagatggcggcacgtggccgacttcaacttcccgTCGACTTCCTTCCCGTCTGACtttgcttcactcgcactgactcttattctgcctgaaagaatgaaaagaccgagctgaaggtggagcgatttgattaatcagatgaaagcagtgtttcagctccgcccacaagtgcgaatgaaacattgaagccataaaccgaaatgatcaaaacgtacacgggccaactgtcttgtccatgttctctcacttgaatcctcttcttgagatttgagtctctgaccttctgcaagcTCCGCCTTGTTCTCACAGtaatcggctcggaatgcattttcaatgtggacattgaattttgctacatttattgagggacattaaatgaaaatgcaatcgtaagtgtcttgactgtgagtgttagtgcatttaagaaaaatagcattcattttcattttgcaccaaacgttgcacaaatgttttggtaaatgtaaatacagaaatgcattgtcattttacatattgcattgtcagtttgcatattacatcccaaattgaatattgctacccatatgcttccatagatgTTAAGTTTCCTCTGCAGTGATTTATTGGATAAACATTGGAAAAATCCACACcttttatgcattcatttgattttcctttgaaggggtcatatgatgcttttttttaagattcatattttgtctttttggtgtaacagaatatgttgacatgcttcaatgttcaaaaaacacattatttttcaaatactgtacattattgtaggtcctctttGCCCCTCCTCTCTCAAACATGTTGTTTTCTACAAAATCCCTCTTTCCAAACAAGTGCAAtctgatctgattggccaaatgacccaagtgcattgtgattgggtgAACACCACAAGCACTTGTCGGAAATGTAACatccctttccataatcgtgagcttcatctttcaaaatgaatgtaaagacagttaataatgtccttagttttgaCGGACACAGTGATGaaacttgtatgtgtttgcagtacacaagccacagatgGTTAAGATAACTGATTTTAATAGTAACTTCCATTATATAACACAGGTTgttaacaaggtttttttttttttcagaaaaaaatagtaTGCTCACTTTGGCTGCatttataatgtgtgtatataaactCACCTAAAggtttattaggaacaccatactaatactgtgtttgaccccctttcgcttTTTAGAACTGCTTTAAttatacgtggcattgattcaacaaggtgctgacagcattctttagaaatgttggccccatatcgataggatagcatcttgcagttgatggagatttgtgggatgcacatccagggcacgaagctcccattctaccacatcccaaagatgctctattgggttgagatctggtgactgtggggccattttagtacagtgaactcattgtcatgttcaagaaaccaatttgaaatgattcaagctttgtgacatggtgcattatcctgctggaagtagccatcagaggatgggtacatggtggtcataaagggatggacgtggtcagaaacaatgctcaggtaggccgtggcatttaaacgatgcccaattggcactaaggggcctaaagtgtgcaaagaaaacatccccgacaccattacaccaccaccaccagcctgcacagtggtaacaaggcatgatgcatccatgttctcattctgtttacaccaaattctgactctaccatctgaatgtctcaacagaaatcgagactcatcagaccaggcaacatttttccagtcttcaacgttccaattttggtgagctcgtgcaaattgtagcctctttttcctatttggggTGTGCAtattgtggcttcacaaatgctttgctgcatacctcggttgtaacgagtggttatttcagtcaaagttactcttctatcagcttgaatcagtcggcccattctcctctaaCCTTTAGCATCaccaaggcattttcgcccacaggactgccgcatacttttcccttttcacaccattctttgtaaaccctagaaatggttgtgcatgaaaatcgcagtaactgagcagattgtgaaatactcagaccagcccgtctgacACCAGCGACCATGCCACACTCAAATtgtttaaatcacctttctttcccattctgatattcagtttggagttcaggagattgtcttgaccaggacaaCACCCCTAAATGCGTTGAAGCAACTGTCATGtaattggttgattagataattgcattaatgagaaattgaacaggtgttcctaataatcctttagaggtgagtgtatatacaggtgctggtcatataattagaatttcatcaaaaagttaatttcactaattccattaaaaaagtgaaacgtgtatattatattcattcattacacacagactgatatatttcaaatgtttatttattttaattttgatgattataactgacaaataaggaaaatcccaaattaagtatctcagaaaattagaatattacttaagaccaatacaaagaaagtactgaaaagtatgaacatgaaaagtatgagcatgtacagcactgaATACtatggggctccttttgcctgaattactgcagcaatgcggcgtggcatggagtcaatcagtctgtggccctgttcaggtgttatgagagcccaggttgctctgatagtggtcttcagctcttctgcattgtcgggtctggcatatcgcatcttcctctttacaataccccatagattagCCAGATttgtcaggcgagtttgctggccaattaagaaccgggataccatggtccttgaaCCAGGTACTGGcaactttggcactgtgtgcagatgccaagtcctgttggaaaatgaaatctgcacctccataaagttggtcagtagcaggaagcatgaagtgctctaaaactgcCTGGTATATGGATGTATTGACCTtcgacctcagaaaacacagtggaccaacaccagcagatgacatggcaccgtaaaccatcactgactgtggaaactttacattggacctcaagcaatgtggattgtgtgcctctcctctccaACCATAATATGGTTAGTTACTATTAATATTGAAGACTATATGCTTAATATGTAACTCTGCTTAACACATTTTGTATTGGGGGTCCCTGCTCCATGTTTCTATTGCATAAGGGGTCTTTTCCCTGAAAAATGCTGaacatttgttcttttttttcttatatttttaaatgatagcaaaagtgttactccagtcttcagtgtcacatgatccttcagaaatcattctaatatgttgttttttttgctcaataatttttttttttttattatcaatgctgcttatttatttttttgtggaaggCTATGGTACATCTTGTAACATTATGAAAGACTTTTATGTCACCTTTAATCAACTGAATGGGTCCTCGCTGAATACaagtattactttatttaaaaagtatgtcattattaaaataattaacaataatacaaTCAGTGCATTTGTGAAAGGGTATCAACTTTATTATCTTCAAAGACGCTTGTGGTTCAAAAATCTATACAAAATACCACAAAAAagaagcataaaaaaaaagagaaaacattgaTTCACAAACAAGAGGATTCAAAGATCACCTACAACCCCCAAGTGTCTATGGTCTCTATATTTGATCTCCCTTCACTGAATGAACAAAAAACATCCTGCTTTAAGGACGGAGTCAGAACAGCCCTAAGCATCCTCAGGTTTGTCAGTAGGTGGACCACACGGCTGCAGCATCTTCTCCATCAGGTTAAAGCGAACCCGAGCCTTGCTCTCGTTCTCAGCGACAGCAAAGTAATTGAGAAGGTCGAAGTGGCCCATGTAGGAGCAGTAGGAGTCTCTGTGCTGGTTAACCAGCCATTCCCACTTGCTGGTGTCTGCGTGTCCTGTGCCGATGTACTTCGACTGCAGATGCTCCAGCTGACTGTGGATGTTGTAACGGTCTGTCATCTTCAAATAACTGTGtctaacaaaaagaaagaaaaacactaaagGATGTATTTGATGCacgttttaaatattaaatgtgtgcGTGTATGTTAAAGTGTGGCTTTGAATAATGACACTAGACTCTTTTTAAAGAGGATAAATATTTGAAGTACAGTGAGTTACTCAGAAAATCGAAAAGCAAAACAGTTCATTAGTCTTGATatgaagaaaaacaataaaataaatgcaaaccaTCAGCTTGTACAACGTTGTGGACATTGAGTGTATTTACTATTACCAGTTAAGCTAATTCGGCTGAACGggtaacattttcaaaacaagTATCTCTTCAAACGACGATACTGTAagttaatttattagtgtttaaatTTTATTAGTGTACTTACCCAAAGTAAAATGTGAGGAAAGTAAACGATTGATCGATCCCTTCAACAGTTCTCAAATTTGTTCTCTTACTGGTTGTGCTGCGCGTAAAAACAGGATGTAAACGGAGCGGAAGGAGTTACTCAGAAATCTGTCGGTGTggaaaacattatcgcagataAGAGTTCCGCTCGAAAGAACCTCAGGCGTCCTGAAAGGTGTTAGATTTGTGCTATCGACTGGTTGATTATTCAACTTTTTCTATCATAAAGACTTACAACTGGTAGTTGTACTTGACCATTTTAGTCAAAATAGCCAATGAGCTACTATAATTGACctctatatgaaaataaattacttCAGAGTAATACAAGAAACATGAAAGTAACACAGGATGTTGCAATGATCAACAGCAAAATATCCAGTTTATTGCCTCAGTTGAGTATTTTCCCCATAGggatttcaaaaaaataaaaaataaaaaaaatcataaaagagcTATAAGGCATTAACCAAAGCAAGCAGCTACATGGTGAATGtaaacattacaaactttgatttcaAGCAAAAATATCTTTGAAGATTGGACAAAAAGACAAAGTGATAATGCTTGATTACATAATCTGAAGTGCTTTTATGGAAGTAGACAGGCAGTACAGCATGCTTGATATCATTTTTTCCTACTATCAAATCCAATGTGGACTAGCACGAAACAAACAATATGTCTTCGAAAGCAGATCATGGAGACATTTTTTATCATACAAAAATTATCATATCGCATACCCATATATccagaacataaaaaatagttaTAATTCAAGGACATatgatgattttatttatataataaacagtTTAACTGAcattgattacacacacacacacacacacacacaaaagggcTTTAGCTTACTTCCAGTTACATTCATTGAGATTATGTTGGTCACATCAAACAGATGTTCTGTTGGCaagaaaacacttttaaaaagcaGATCCCATGAAGATTATTAAGAACCTTGAAaccttacatttatttgaaaaaaatgggTGCGAGACATAAATAGAATCAGACACTTGGTTTCATTTTGTCTCATTACTGCAATTTAAAGGAAATTACATGAGTAAACTTAATTCTGACACCCAATCTGTCACTGTCACAGGAAATATATTAGGGATGTATTGTGCATCAGTAAAACGTCTAAAAAATACATGTTtccaataaaaacataaacattaatgcaatgtatgtgtgctgtcggGGATATTTGTGCTTTCTCATAAGCGGTACAACCATCCACTATGAAAACACTTTAGCTCTGTGTCCCTGATCACAGTAATGATTTTCTCTTTGAATCACCATTATATTGTGTGACATTATTAGAAAGGAGAGATGAGAGCAGAGGCTTATAAGAGCACTTGTCTTTTAATAGTAGCCTATAAGAGTCAGTTTGATCCGTGGGTATGTGATAACTGAGAACCGCAcaataaaaaaagtcattattgGCTCAAAGTCAACAGGTTTTCTTTTTTGACATATGGCATATAATGACATATGGTAGGGGGTGTGAAAATCAGCCGTTTCTGACAGCCTCATTGATTTTAGCAGCACAGTGCACCACGCTTGGCGAGGAAAAGGCTTGAACTGAGAAAGGATTCAGACAACCTGATCTCATGAGAATTTTTTTTCTAACACTAAGCATGAATGTCCACCCCGAAGATTAATAAAAGCGTCCAAATGAGATCATACGAATTAATGTGAATTTGCCACTAATTTAGAATGTGTTGCTTCTGAATAGAAAGCAacaggttcacccaaaaatttaatttctttcatcatttactctccctcatgttgttccaaaccattaTGACTTGCCTTCTTTTGcggaacaaaaaatatattttgagaccccattgactttcactaTATTGGCAAAAACATGAGGGTgcacatgagggtgattaaaagatgacagatttttcattttggagtggactATGCCTTTAATTGTTACCATTATTgcttacattttacatttgtagTGGAAAGGAAAGCATGATGCtagaactttattttcatttaattagttATTCAAGTCAAACCTGACTTGGAGGCAGtcagttctttagttttattt is a window from the Carassius gibelio isolate Cgi1373 ecotype wild population from Czech Republic chromosome A13, carGib1.2-hapl.c, whole genome shotgun sequence genome containing:
- the LOC128026242 gene encoding splicing factor 3B subunit 5-like codes for the protein MTDRYNIHSQLEHLQSKYIGTGHADTSKWEWLVNQHRDSYCSYMGHFDLLNYFAVAENESKARVRFNLMEKMLQPCGPPTDKPEDA